The following coding sequences are from one Streptomyces dengpaensis window:
- a CDS encoding DUF4328 domain-containing protein: protein MPRGQARFACGALAAFALVTLAAGLAAWHKYQLLTGPLMPGPYVDNPLVEVDTYFRNLMGWRTALLLVALLQFSIWLADMRDVADVIWRQGQRRRRAWLVFGWVIPVAQLFIPKMFVNDLWAASRPEPQRRRGHPLLTAWWLSVLVAANAYSDASDDLKKAISASQARHALRQLMVSDGLHVCAAALSIVVVWQLIRRLERAALAAIVPVEV from the coding sequence GTGCCGCGCGGGCAGGCCCGGTTCGCCTGCGGCGCGCTCGCCGCGTTCGCGCTGGTGACCCTCGCGGCCGGGCTGGCAGCGTGGCACAAGTACCAACTGCTGACCGGACCGCTGATGCCAGGGCCGTACGTCGACAACCCGTTGGTCGAGGTCGACACGTATTTTAGAAACCTGATGGGCTGGCGGACGGCTCTGCTCCTCGTGGCCCTGCTCCAGTTCAGCATCTGGCTCGCCGACATGCGCGACGTCGCGGATGTGATCTGGCGTCAGGGACAGCGCCGGCGTAGGGCGTGGCTGGTCTTCGGCTGGGTGATACCGGTGGCGCAGCTCTTCATACCCAAGATGTTCGTCAACGACCTGTGGGCTGCCAGTCGGCCGGAGCCGCAGCGTCGTCGCGGACATCCCTTGCTCACGGCATGGTGGCTGTCCGTCCTCGTCGCGGCGAATGCATACAGCGATGCCTCCGACGATTTGAAGAAGGCGATCAGCGCGAGCCAGGCTCGTCATGCCCTGCGACAGCTGATGGTCAGCGATGGTCTGCACGTCTGTGCCGCTGCGCTGTCGATCGTCGTCGTCTGGCAGCTCATTCGCAGGTTGGAGCGCGCCGCACTGGCTGCGATTGTGCCCGTTGAGGTCTGA
- a CDS encoding tyrosine-type recombinase/integrase codes for MGEARLQVIAGGAVPQGPLMTDPWQFQAVCVDAFVASWRARGFSPVTIDNDIGLLERTLTALGRPAWEVTPEDVDRVVGDLAVKGRKTSTRREYVQIFKGFHRFLQARKSAEIEAAFGVRLVCPVDEFNASRHVGDDSPALVPPPTPERVAEFFDFMKQRIATARKYGPAARDYAMFRTLYHAGLRSEEASLLEKPDLHFTRGPFGKLHVRFGKGAHTSGPRPRWVPMLDGLDLVLRWFLEDVRPKFPDSPVLFADESGGSLHRGTIRNRLRYLMELEGRPAAERFSPHALRRACATHNYERGVDLVAIQQMLGHWTVSSTMRYVRPSATFIEDAYQRAVAGTLAELTGKDTTA; via the coding sequence GTGGGCGAGGCGAGACTGCAGGTCATCGCAGGCGGTGCCGTTCCGCAGGGGCCGCTGATGACGGACCCCTGGCAGTTCCAGGCAGTGTGCGTCGATGCGTTCGTCGCCTCATGGCGGGCTCGCGGGTTCAGCCCGGTGACCATCGACAACGACATCGGTCTCCTGGAGCGGACCCTCACGGCTCTGGGACGACCAGCCTGGGAAGTGACGCCCGAGGACGTTGACCGCGTGGTCGGTGACCTCGCGGTGAAGGGCCGCAAGACCTCAACCCGACGCGAGTACGTGCAGATCTTCAAGGGCTTCCACCGGTTCCTGCAGGCCCGCAAGTCGGCCGAGATCGAGGCGGCCTTCGGGGTCCGGCTGGTCTGCCCAGTCGACGAGTTCAACGCGTCAAGGCATGTCGGCGATGACTCCCCGGCCTTGGTGCCGCCACCGACCCCGGAACGGGTGGCGGAATTCTTCGACTTCATGAAACAGCGGATCGCGACCGCCCGGAAGTACGGACCTGCCGCCCGTGACTATGCGATGTTCCGGACGCTCTATCACGCTGGGCTCCGCTCGGAGGAGGCATCGCTGCTGGAGAAGCCAGACCTGCACTTCACCCGCGGCCCGTTCGGCAAGCTCCACGTCCGCTTCGGCAAAGGCGCCCATACTTCGGGACCGCGGCCGCGGTGGGTGCCCATGCTCGACGGCCTCGACCTGGTGCTGCGATGGTTCCTGGAGGACGTGCGGCCCAAGTTCCCTGACTCGCCTGTGCTGTTCGCCGACGAGTCCGGCGGCAGCCTCCATCGCGGAACCATCCGCAACCGGCTGCGATATCTCATGGAACTCGAAGGCCGGCCAGCGGCCGAGCGGTTCAGTCCGCATGCCCTGCGGCGGGCCTGCGCGACCCACAACTACGAACGTGGCGTCGACCTGGTCGCGATCCAGCAGATGCTCGGTCACTGGACGGTCAGTTCGACCATGCGATATGTCCGGCCTTCCGCAACGTTCATCGAGGACGCCTATCAACGGGCTGTCGCCGGCACCCTGGCCGAACTGACCGGGAAGGACACCACCGCATGA
- a CDS encoding helix-turn-helix domain-containing protein, with protein sequence MKIQWRLRMAAAQREVWTGTELRRLLAEKAGLELSSASVSALFTKEPSQVKMTTLAALCTALECTPNDLIQVDTTPVGPVAPPRPVADLPQAASARGRSMPPL encoded by the coding sequence ATGAAGATCCAATGGCGGCTGCGGATGGCCGCCGCCCAACGCGAGGTCTGGACGGGCACCGAACTGCGGCGGCTGCTGGCCGAGAAGGCCGGCCTGGAGTTGTCCTCCGCGTCGGTTTCCGCGCTGTTCACCAAGGAGCCCTCGCAGGTGAAGATGACCACGCTGGCCGCGTTGTGCACCGCGCTGGAGTGCACTCCCAACGACCTGATCCAGGTCGACACCACCCCCGTCGGGCCCGTCGCACCACCACGGCCGGTCGCAGATCTTCCGCAGGCCGCCTCCGCCCGGGGCCGCTCGATGCCACCGTTGTGA
- a CDS encoding tyrosine-type recombinase/integrase: protein MDDFVAHVAARHCVGRACGFVVDLGRLLQDEHSNSPQALIERSRRPGRSMGSFARALEDFFTLRGLALPTDQSERLAAGRRKRRVDTVPEPLRPAVVAFDDSRMRAQDRARRAGTRPRSDHTLETALATMRDLALFLMNHRGKTDWALVDVHDVEAFLVTLPKGRKRRLTVLRQFFRFARSQKMVLVDPTRTLTAKESNGFRGRTLTLDQQRELFRRWTTRPQVHPHEALLGMFALLHGASSSDIRLLQIADVNPLAQTVGLGKRPRPVPLDPASWAVLQRCLDHRDGWRTDNPHVMVTKGTKAGRSPASTAYLSHVLDDCGYPPRMIRSTRLVDLVNTMDPKLVAAAFGMTAESTLIYLADHIDDGRLPNP, encoded by the coding sequence TTGGACGACTTCGTCGCTCATGTCGCGGCCCGCCATTGTGTCGGCCGGGCCTGCGGATTCGTCGTGGACCTGGGCCGCCTTCTTCAGGACGAGCACTCCAACTCGCCCCAGGCTCTCATCGAACGATCCCGCAGACCGGGTCGGTCCATGGGCTCCTTCGCCCGCGCGCTTGAGGACTTCTTCACCCTCCGCGGCCTGGCCCTGCCCACTGACCAGTCCGAACGGCTCGCCGCCGGGCGGCGCAAACGCCGCGTCGACACCGTGCCCGAACCGCTGAGACCGGCCGTTGTCGCCTTCGATGACTCTCGGATGCGAGCCCAGGACCGAGCCCGCCGGGCGGGAACCCGCCCCCGCAGTGATCACACGCTGGAAACGGCCCTGGCCACCATGCGGGACCTCGCGCTGTTCCTCATGAACCATCGAGGCAAGACCGACTGGGCCCTCGTGGATGTGCATGACGTCGAGGCATTCCTGGTCACGCTGCCCAAGGGACGCAAGCGGCGGCTGACCGTGCTGCGGCAGTTCTTCCGCTTCGCTCGCTCTCAGAAGATGGTGCTGGTGGATCCCACCCGGACCCTGACCGCAAAGGAGTCGAACGGCTTCCGCGGCCGGACACTCACCCTCGATCAGCAGCGTGAGCTATTCCGCCGCTGGACCACCAGACCCCAAGTCCACCCGCATGAAGCCCTGTTGGGCATGTTCGCCCTGTTGCACGGAGCCTCCAGCTCGGACATCCGCCTGCTGCAGATCGCCGACGTGAACCCGCTGGCCCAGACGGTCGGGCTCGGCAAACGACCCCGCCCCGTGCCACTGGACCCTGCCTCCTGGGCCGTGCTGCAGAGATGCCTTGACCATCGCGACGGCTGGCGAACCGACAACCCGCACGTGATGGTCACCAAAGGAACAAAGGCCGGGCGGAGCCCGGCCTCGACTGCCTATCTTTCCCACGTCCTGGACGACTGCGGATACCCGCCGCGGATGATTCGCAGCACCCGCCTCGTCGACCTGGTGAACACCATGGATCCCAAGCTCGTGGCGGCGGCCTTCGGAATGACGGCCGAATCGACTTTGATCTATCTGGCCGATCACATCGACGACGGGCGCCTGCCGAACCCGTGA
- a CDS encoding chaplin, with protein MLNGQGEWNGNDHAFDNIRILDATPQLDKSFSPATIDEGGTSTLTMTVTNTSELAAKNDFGFTDSLPAGVSVAPSPNTSTTCGNGTVSAAAGGSSVALTGGDLAAGDKSCTVTVNVTADKAGTYVNRPEAITTVGLNLPDPTTLTVKAKDSAVGTATGSPGLLSGNVVQAPVDIPVNACGNTVNVIGLLNPAAGNACVNG; from the coding sequence ATGCTCAATGGGCAAGGAGAGTGGAACGGCAACGACCACGCCTTCGACAACATCCGGATCCTGGATGCGACTCCGCAGCTGGACAAGTCGTTCAGTCCCGCCACCATTGACGAGGGTGGCACCTCGACGCTCACCATGACGGTGACCAACACCAGTGAACTGGCGGCGAAGAACGACTTCGGCTTCACCGACAGCCTGCCCGCGGGCGTGAGCGTGGCCCCGTCCCCCAACACGTCGACGACCTGCGGCAACGGCACGGTCTCCGCGGCGGCGGGGGGCTCGTCCGTCGCTCTGACCGGCGGCGACCTGGCCGCCGGCGACAAGTCCTGCACGGTCACGGTGAATGTCACCGCTGACAAGGCGGGAACCTACGTCAACCGCCCCGAAGCGATCACCACGGTCGGCCTGAATCTCCCGGACCCCACGACCCTGACCGTCAAGGCAAAGGACTCGGCCGTGGGCACCGCGACGGGCTCGCCCGGTCTGCTGTCCGGCAACGTCGTACAGGCCCCGGTGGACATCCCGGTCAACGCGTGCGGCAACACCGTGAACGTCATCGGACTGCTCAATCCTGCGGCGGGCAACGCCTGCGTCAACGGCTAG
- a CDS encoding MarR family winged helix-turn-helix transcriptional regulator gives MSDDDSTTPAPGDSGEPSLLLDDQLCFHLYAASRAVTGVYRQLLDAVGMTYPQYLVMLALWQHGITPVKDLVTALQLDYGTLTPLIKRLETNGLLERRRRPDDERVVEVVLTPAGAALRERILTVPPAIGDAMGLTPEEIQTVQNLLRRLSANVIRHTTGTAPTPPSS, from the coding sequence GTGAGCGACGACGACAGCACCACACCCGCACCGGGCGACTCCGGTGAGCCCTCACTGCTCCTGGACGACCAGCTCTGCTTCCACCTGTACGCGGCCTCACGCGCCGTCACCGGCGTCTACCGGCAGCTGCTCGACGCGGTGGGGATGACCTACCCCCAGTACCTGGTCATGCTCGCGCTCTGGCAGCACGGCATCACACCCGTCAAGGACCTGGTGACCGCCCTGCAGCTGGACTACGGGACCCTGACACCGCTGATCAAGCGCCTGGAGACCAACGGCCTGCTCGAACGGCGGCGGCGTCCGGACGACGAGCGGGTGGTGGAGGTCGTGCTCACCCCGGCCGGGGCCGCACTGCGCGAACGCATCCTCACCGTCCCGCCGGCGATCGGAGACGCCATGGGGCTGACCCCCGAGGAGATCCAGACCGTACAGAACCTGCTCCGCCGACTGAGCGCCAACGTGATCCGCCACACCACCGGCACCGCACCGACGCCACCTTCCTCCTAG
- a CDS encoding alpha/beta fold hydrolase, with amino-acid sequence MNLKTVFRPTRKHVALLGAAAGLAALTLTANTPANAAKAEHRPTGNKPTVVLVHGAFADSSSWNGVVKRLQREGYPVIAPANPLRGLASDAEYVHSMLKSVDGPVVLVGHSYGGAVISEAAVGDPQVKALVYIAAFSPAKGESALELSNKFPGSTLGPTLNSVPYPLPGGGTGTDLYIKADKFHDQFAADVPKPVTDLMAATQRPVAASALEEKATTAAWKTIPSWSLIATQDYNIPPAAQRFMAQRAHAHTVEIKASHAVSVSHPGAVTRLIEQAAQTTTR; translated from the coding sequence ATGAACCTCAAGACCGTCTTCCGCCCCACCCGCAAGCACGTCGCCCTGCTGGGCGCCGCCGCCGGGCTGGCGGCCCTCACCCTGACCGCCAACACCCCGGCCAACGCCGCCAAGGCCGAGCACCGCCCGACCGGGAACAAGCCCACCGTCGTACTCGTGCACGGCGCCTTCGCGGACTCCTCCAGCTGGAACGGTGTGGTCAAGCGCCTGCAGCGTGAGGGCTATCCGGTCATCGCCCCCGCCAACCCGCTGCGCGGACTCGCCAGCGACGCCGAGTACGTCCACAGCATGCTCAAGAGCGTGGACGGGCCGGTCGTTCTCGTCGGCCACTCCTACGGCGGCGCCGTCATCAGCGAGGCCGCCGTCGGCGACCCGCAGGTCAAGGCACTCGTCTACATCGCCGCCTTCAGCCCCGCCAAGGGCGAGAGCGCGCTGGAACTGTCCAACAAGTTCCCCGGCAGCACCCTCGGCCCCACCCTCAACTCCGTGCCGTACCCGCTCCCCGGCGGAGGCACCGGCACCGACCTGTACATCAAGGCCGACAAGTTCCACGACCAGTTCGCCGCCGACGTGCCCAAGCCGGTCACCGACCTGATGGCCGCCACCCAGCGCCCAGTGGCCGCCTCCGCCCTGGAGGAGAAGGCCACCACGGCCGCCTGGAAGACCATCCCCTCCTGGAGCCTCATCGCCACCCAGGACTACAACATCCCGCCGGCCGCACAGCGCTTCATGGCCCAGCGCGCCCACGCGCACACCGTAGAGATCAAGGCGTCCCACGCGGTCTCGGTCTCCCACCCGGGCGCCGTCACCCGCCTGATCGAACAGGCCGCCCAGACCACCACCCGCTGA
- a CDS encoding CU044_5270 family protein, protein MKANQSRQSPAEWEESASLLPQTGRDLPAGRHQFHKERLMAQIQQDIQREEHPASTGPGRSRTRGFRLPRLAITLPAAALAVTGVVVAGSVLNGGAGAKSGDVATGPALTTQVGTASTEGVPQLLDQISLVAAEGSRPTVKPGQYVYIESEAARTFVKTVDDKSSLASHPLHKRQTWKSADGTKGWLIDPTVNDGPEGETLSLPDEQGKPFKAHMGAPSYDYLATLPTDPDQLLKLIYKETKGQGNTPDQQAFTTIGDLLSETYPPAELYSALFRTAAKIPGVVVVNDAQDAIGRHGVAVARLDETSGAREEWIFDKKTHVFLGERSVQVKEVSEYGVAMKPGTVRYTDAITNRTIVDDIKQTPGHNA, encoded by the coding sequence ATGAAAGCGAATCAGTCCCGGCAGAGTCCGGCCGAGTGGGAAGAGAGTGCCTCTCTCCTTCCGCAGACTGGACGCGATCTTCCGGCGGGCCGTCACCAGTTCCACAAGGAGCGTCTGATGGCCCAGATTCAGCAGGACATTCAGCGGGAAGAGCACCCGGCGAGCACCGGCCCCGGCCGGTCGCGGACGCGGGGCTTCCGGCTGCCGCGGCTGGCGATCACACTGCCCGCCGCCGCCCTCGCCGTGACCGGCGTGGTCGTCGCCGGCTCGGTGTTGAACGGCGGGGCGGGCGCGAAGTCCGGTGATGTCGCCACCGGGCCGGCGCTGACCACACAGGTCGGCACTGCGAGCACCGAGGGTGTGCCGCAGTTGCTCGACCAGATTTCGCTGGTGGCAGCGGAGGGTTCCCGCCCGACCGTGAAGCCGGGCCAGTACGTCTACATCGAGTCCGAGGCGGCCCGGACCTTCGTCAAGACGGTCGACGACAAGAGCAGCCTCGCCAGCCACCCCCTGCACAAGCGCCAGACCTGGAAGTCCGCCGACGGCACCAAGGGCTGGCTGATCGACCCCACTGTCAACGACGGCCCGGAGGGCGAGACGCTGAGCCTGCCCGACGAGCAGGGCAAGCCCTTCAAGGCGCACATGGGTGCCCCGTCGTACGACTACCTGGCCACGCTGCCCACAGACCCCGATCAGTTGCTGAAGCTGATTTACAAGGAGACCAAGGGACAGGGCAACACCCCGGACCAGCAGGCCTTCACCACCATCGGCGACCTGCTCAGCGAGACCTACCCGCCGGCCGAGCTGTACTCGGCGCTGTTCCGGACGGCGGCGAAGATCCCCGGTGTCGTCGTGGTGAACGACGCCCAGGACGCGATCGGCCGTCACGGAGTCGCGGTGGCCCGGCTGGACGAGACCAGCGGCGCGCGAGAGGAGTGGATCTTCGACAAGAAGACCCATGTCTTCCTCGGTGAGCGCTCCGTGCAGGTCAAGGAGGTCTCCGAGTACGGCGTCGCGATGAAGCCCGGCACCGTGCGGTACACCGACGCCATCACCAACCGCACCATCGTCGACGACATCAAGCAGACGCCCGGGCACAACGCCTGA
- a CDS encoding RNA polymerase sigma factor produces MRTRIRAGDPGAFAELYDSYARAVYNHAFRLTANWSAAEDVMAETFTEVWRLRERVDAEGGSLRPWLLGVATNVARGHHRSNRRYQAAAIAAAEAETALPDHADEVAGRLDDRQRIAAALRALAALRRPEREVLTLCLWEGLEYTAAAEALGIAVGTVRSRLSRARAKLRKLTEAELADPSARVGARDSSAERRAEGNSEKIVPENRELARPDRQIRGDRINTIRPVSGGNR; encoded by the coding sequence ATGCGGACCCGTATACGGGCCGGGGATCCGGGCGCGTTTGCCGAGCTGTACGACAGCTATGCCCGCGCCGTCTACAACCACGCTTTCCGCCTCACCGCCAACTGGTCCGCGGCCGAGGACGTGATGGCCGAGACCTTCACGGAGGTCTGGCGGCTGCGTGAGCGGGTCGATGCGGAGGGCGGCTCCCTGCGGCCCTGGCTGCTGGGCGTGGCGACCAATGTCGCTCGCGGCCACCACCGCAGCAACCGGCGTTACCAGGCGGCAGCGATCGCGGCTGCCGAGGCCGAGACCGCCCTGCCCGACCACGCCGACGAGGTGGCGGGTCGTCTCGACGACCGGCAGCGTATCGCCGCGGCCCTGCGCGCGCTTGCCGCACTGCGCAGACCCGAGCGCGAGGTCCTGACCCTGTGCCTGTGGGAGGGGCTGGAGTACACGGCCGCGGCTGAGGCGCTCGGCATCGCCGTCGGCACGGTCCGCTCCCGCCTCTCCCGGGCCCGCGCCAAGCTGCGCAAGCTCACCGAGGCCGAACTCGCGGATCCGTCGGCGCGGGTGGGTGCACGGGATTCGTCCGCCGAGCGGCGGGCCGAGGGGAACTCGGAAAAGATCGTTCCGGAAAATCGGGAACTCGCCCGGCCGGATCGACAGATAAGAGGAGACCGTATCAACACGATCCGGCCCGTATCGGGAGGGAACCGATGA
- a CDS encoding S8 family peptidase, which yields MKHKRRATAAAVVPLTAVALATALLSGTAGVTQATPADDGSGTGSGLGSASGTGSDGTRKTVTLVTGDKVTLDATGRVVGVTAAKGREGTGFRISRAADGHTYAVPGDAERLLADGTADRQLFDVTRLVSQGYDDASRSDLPLIVTYAEGGSVAASSLAASGARVTRDLPSVNGDALRARKSEASALWQTLTGSGAAPRSTAAAASEKVERIWLDGRVKATLDKSPAQIGAPGAWEAGYDGEGVTVAVLDTGVDATHPDLKDRIDAEKNFSGSPDTVDRVGHGTHVASTVAGSGARSGGKYKGVAPGARILSGKVLDDSGSGSASDIIAGMQWAVAEGAKVVNLSLGGQDTPETDPIEQALNELSASSGTLFVVAAGNSGPAAATIGTPGSAAAALTVGAVDREDAIAEFSSRGPAADGSLKPDLTAPGAGIVAAQAAEGVEGDPADDGYVSMSGTSMATPHVAGAAAILAQQHPDWTGERIKAALTGSAVATPDLSTFAQGTGRTDIARAMRQQVTSSPTALGFGTAQWPHADDLPVTKELTYRNDGDQPVTLDLATEAFGEDGKPAAEGMFDVSPKQLTIPAGGTATAAVTADTRAGTADGAFGGSVTATAGDTTVRTAVGVNREAESYNLTVRHLDLRGEPTGDSGTGLFGLDGNLWQDYSDPTDGEFTVRLPKGRYALEGRVSIGADLDDAKLAVLLHPKFELTRDTTLVMDAREAKPVRITVPDRAATHTAAALNFGVDIGGSGYTSIYDMGSFGNLRVGQLGARLPAGEAFAQYSGTWTHGAVNYRPAWNRTGDLSGFTANLRRQDFAKLGITVGGPAAGKTGSLSAAPLTPDGSWFDFYPDGGALPRAVTDYVLPGVKWQYAFNQYGAPGADGEPVWEGRQTVTAARSYTAGKKYTQRFNIGVFGPHLYTAGQEASGAARLGDSFAAYVPLFSDGAGHVGVSDYTKAQSALYADGEPVFTSDTPLNGEEHTLPAERRTYRLTTDVSRAASLSAVSTRVTAEWTFRSAHVTGDTWERLPLSAVRFTPQLGAASTAKAGTAFTVPFTVEGAASASTARELAFAVSYDDGRTWKTVRAVQGKQLELRHPAEPGTVSLRVTLTDADGNTVKQTIHRAYRTTK from the coding sequence TTGAAGCACAAGAGACGAGCGACGGCTGCTGCGGTCGTCCCGCTCACCGCTGTCGCCCTCGCCACCGCCTTGCTGAGCGGTACGGCTGGCGTCACCCAGGCCACGCCGGCTGATGACGGATCCGGTACCGGATCCGGACTCGGGTCCGCGTCCGGGACCGGGTCCGACGGCACCAGGAAGACGGTCACCCTCGTCACAGGCGACAAGGTGACCCTGGACGCCACCGGAAGGGTCGTCGGTGTGACGGCCGCCAAGGGCCGGGAAGGCACGGGATTCCGCATATCCCGGGCAGCCGACGGACACACCTATGCCGTGCCGGGTGACGCCGAGCGGCTGCTCGCGGACGGCACCGCCGACCGACAGCTGTTCGATGTGACGCGGCTGGTGAGCCAGGGGTACGACGATGCCTCGCGGTCCGATCTGCCGCTCATCGTCACCTACGCCGAGGGCGGCTCCGTTGCGGCAAGTTCGCTGGCCGCCTCCGGCGCCCGGGTCACCCGGGACCTGCCCAGCGTCAACGGCGACGCGCTGCGGGCCCGCAAGTCCGAGGCCTCGGCGTTGTGGCAGACCCTCACCGGCAGCGGTGCGGCACCGCGCTCGACGGCTGCCGCCGCGTCGGAGAAGGTCGAGAGAATCTGGCTCGACGGCAGGGTCAAGGCGACGCTCGACAAGAGCCCCGCCCAGATCGGCGCCCCCGGGGCATGGGAGGCCGGTTACGACGGTGAGGGCGTCACCGTCGCGGTGCTGGACACCGGGGTGGACGCCACACACCCGGACCTGAAGGACCGTATCGACGCCGAGAAGAACTTCTCCGGCTCCCCGGACACCGTGGACCGCGTGGGCCACGGCACGCATGTTGCCTCGACCGTCGCGGGCTCCGGGGCCCGGTCGGGCGGGAAGTACAAGGGCGTGGCGCCCGGCGCCCGCATCCTCAGCGGCAAGGTCCTCGACGACAGCGGCTCGGGCAGCGCCTCCGACATCATCGCCGGTATGCAGTGGGCCGTCGCCGAGGGCGCGAAGGTGGTCAACCTCAGCCTCGGCGGCCAGGACACTCCGGAGACCGACCCGATCGAGCAGGCCCTCAACGAGCTGTCCGCCTCCTCCGGCACGCTCTTCGTCGTCGCCGCGGGCAACAGCGGCCCCGCCGCGGCCACCATCGGCACCCCGGGCAGCGCCGCCGCCGCGCTCACCGTGGGTGCGGTGGACCGCGAAGACGCCATCGCGGAATTCTCGAGCCGAGGTCCCGCCGCCGACGGCTCCCTCAAGCCGGACCTCACCGCGCCCGGCGCGGGCATCGTCGCCGCGCAGGCGGCCGAGGGGGTGGAGGGCGACCCGGCGGACGACGGCTACGTCTCGATGAGCGGTACGTCGATGGCCACCCCGCATGTGGCGGGCGCCGCCGCGATCCTCGCCCAGCAGCACCCGGACTGGACCGGCGAGCGGATCAAGGCCGCTCTCACCGGTTCCGCCGTGGCCACCCCGGATCTCTCCACGTTCGCGCAGGGCACGGGCCGCACCGACATCGCGCGGGCCATGCGCCAGCAGGTGACCAGCAGTCCCACCGCGCTGGGCTTCGGTACCGCCCAGTGGCCGCACGCCGACGACCTGCCCGTCACCAAGGAGCTCACCTACCGCAACGACGGCGACCAACCGGTCACCCTCGACCTGGCCACCGAGGCGTTCGGCGAGGACGGGAAGCCGGCAGCCGAGGGCATGTTCGACGTCTCACCGAAGCAGCTCACGATCCCGGCGGGCGGCACCGCGACCGCCGCCGTGACCGCCGACACCCGCGCGGGCACGGCCGACGGCGCGTTCGGCGGCTCCGTGACCGCGACCGCCGGGGACACCACCGTGCGCACCGCCGTCGGCGTGAACCGCGAGGCCGAGTCGTACAACCTCACGGTCAGGCACCTGGACTTGCGGGGCGAGCCCACCGGCGACTCCGGAACGGGCCTGTTCGGGCTGGACGGCAACCTCTGGCAGGACTACTCCGACCCCACGGACGGAGAGTTCACGGTGCGGCTGCCCAAGGGCCGCTACGCCCTCGAGGGCCGCGTTTCCATCGGAGCGGACCTCGACGACGCGAAGCTCGCTGTGCTGCTGCACCCGAAGTTCGAGCTGACCCGGGACACCACGCTGGTCATGGACGCCCGCGAGGCCAAGCCCGTCCGGATCACCGTGCCCGACCGCGCGGCGACGCACACCGCCGCCGCGCTCAACTTCGGCGTCGACATCGGCGGATCGGGCTACACGTCCATCTACGACATGGGCAGCTTCGGTAACCTGCGCGTCGGGCAGCTCGGGGCCCGGCTGCCGGCCGGCGAGGCGTTCGCGCAGTACAGCGGGACGTGGACCCATGGTGCGGTGAACTACCGCCCGGCCTGGAACCGCACCGGCGATCTCTCCGGATTCACCGCGAACCTGCGGCGCCAGGACTTCGCCAAGCTGGGTATCACCGTCGGCGGACCCGCCGCGGGCAAGACCGGGAGCCTCAGTGCCGCGCCCCTGACGCCCGACGGCTCATGGTTCGACTTCTACCCGGACGGGGGCGCCCTGCCGCGCGCCGTCACCGACTACGTCCTGCCGGGCGTGAAGTGGCAGTACGCCTTCAACCAGTACGGCGCCCCTGGCGCGGACGGCGAACCGGTGTGGGAGGGCCGCCAGACGGTCACCGCGGCCAGGTCCTACACCGCGGGCAAGAAGTACACGCAGCGGTTCAACATCGGCGTCTTCGGCCCGCACCTCTACACCGCCGGTCAGGAGGCGTCGGGTGCGGCCCGGCTCGGCGACAGTTTCGCCGCCTATGTGCCGCTGTTCTCCGACGGCGCGGGCCATGTGGGTGTCTCCGACTACACCAAGGCCCAGAGCGCGCTGTACGCCGACGGCGAGCCGGTGTTCACCTCGGACACGCCCCTGAACGGCGAAGAACACACCCTCCCCGCCGAGCGGCGGACCTACCGGCTCACCACGGACGTGTCCCGCGCCGCGTCGCTCTCCGCGGTCAGCACCCGGGTGACGGCCGAGTGGACCTTCCGTTCCGCCCACGTGACGGGGGACACCTGGGAGCGGCTTCCGCTGTCCGCGGTGCGCTTCACTCCCCAGCTCGGGGCGGCCAGCACGGCCAAGGCGGGCACGGCCTTCACCGTCCCGTTCACGGTCGAGGGCGCGGCCTCCGCCTCCACCGCACGCGAGCTCGCGTTCGCCGTCTCCTATGACGACGGCCGGACGTGGAAGACGGTCAGGGCCGTCCAGGGCAAGCAGCTCGAGCTGCGGCACCCCGCCGAGCCCGGCACGGTCTCCTTGCGGGTGACGCTCACCGACGCCGACGGCAACACGGTGAAGCAGACGATCCACCGCGCCTACCGCACCACCAAGTAG